Proteins encoded in a region of the Flavobacteriales bacterium genome:
- a CDS encoding DUF1501 domain-containing protein — MKDSKFHQSRRNFIKQASLASIGLTTPMSSIINFKAMNALASSAPPPASGYKALVCFFLHGGNDSFNMLMPRTSTEYNHYAATRSNLAINQSAMLPIGGVGGNYGVHPSLSGVQQLFDNGGLSFIANVGTMIEPVTKTQYENGSVPLPLGLFSHLDQYNHWQSGSPHLRTNKGWGGHIADLISSSNNNTNISMNLSLSGSNIFQYGQNSVEFSMNYNGALMPINRNATWGSNPMRRAATDSILNFGYQDQFQKTYADIFKGSIEAGEEFQAAIDAVPAFSTTFSSTTSSRNFHMIAKTIAARNTLDFNRQIFFVRLGGWDHHDELLTNHAIKLQEVNDALVEFKSALDEMGMFDDVTTFVASEFARTLTTNGDGSDHAWGGNAMVMGGNVNGGNIYGTYPSLEINSAQVSGTRGVVIPTTATDSMFAELALWYGINPSDLPTIFPNLNNFHNVAGLSTSTPPIGFMNM, encoded by the coding sequence ATGAAAGATTCAAAGTTTCACCAATCAAGACGAAATTTCATAAAACAAGCTAGTTTAGCCTCTATTGGTTTAACTACACCGATGTCTTCTATTATTAATTTTAAAGCAATGAATGCTTTGGCTAGTAGCGCACCACCACCAGCAAGTGGTTATAAAGCGTTAGTTTGCTTTTTCTTACATGGAGGAAATGATTCATTCAATATGTTAATGCCTAGAACAAGTACAGAGTATAACCATTATGCTGCCACTCGTTCTAATTTGGCGATTAATCAGAGTGCAATGTTACCTATTGGTGGCGTAGGAGGAAACTATGGAGTTCATCCAAGTTTATCTGGTGTGCAACAGCTTTTTGATAATGGTGGTTTGTCCTTTATTGCTAATGTAGGGACAATGATAGAACCCGTAACAAAAACGCAGTACGAAAATGGAAGTGTACCTTTACCTTTAGGTTTGTTTTCTCATTTAGATCAATACAATCACTGGCAAAGCGGAAGCCCTCATTTAAGAACGAATAAAGGATGGGGAGGACATATTGCAGATTTGATCAGCTCATCGAATAATAACACAAACATTTCAATGAATTTGTCGTTATCCGGATCAAATATTTTCCAATATGGACAAAATTCTGTTGAGTTTTCAATGAATTATAATGGGGCACTAATGCCTATTAATAGAAATGCGACCTGGGGAAGTAACCCTATGAGGAGAGCAGCCACGGATAGTATTTTAAACTTTGGTTATCAAGATCAGTTTCAAAAAACGTATGCCGATATTTTTAAAGGGTCAATTGAGGCAGGAGAGGAGTTTCAAGCTGCAATAGATGCTGTTCCTGCATTCTCAACGACATTCTCATCAACAACTTCCTCTAGAAATTTCCACATGATAGCGAAAACAATAGCGGCAAGAAATACACTAGACTTTAACCGACAAATCTTTTTTGTAAGATTAGGTGGGTGGGATCATCACGATGAGCTCTTAACCAATCATGCGATTAAATTACAGGAAGTGAATGATGCGTTAGTAGAGTTTAAAAGTGCGTTAGATGAAATGGGAATGTTTGATGATGTCACAACATTTGTCGCTTCAGAATTCGCAAGAACACTAACCACTAATGGCGATGGATCTGATCATGCTTGGGGAGGAAATGCTATGGTGATGGGCGGAAACGTAAATGGCGGAAACATATATGGAACTTATCCTTCGCTAGAAATAAACAGTGCTCAAGTTAGCGGAACGCGTGGAGTCGTAATTCCTACTACAGCTACCGATTCTATGTTTGCTGAACTGGCTTTATGGTATGGGATCAATCCATCAGATTTACCAACTATATTTCCTAACTTAAATAATTTTCATAATGTAGCTGGGCTGTCAACCAGTACACCTCCTATAGGATTTATGAATATGTAA
- a CDS encoding DUF1800 domain-containing protein, translated as MKKIYLLFGLGLVCNALLSQVYDDYIGAGHSDGIVVTTSDNYQLYQGAEYASGDKTLGGQGLVGKQMEASRFLSQASFGADMELINEVADLGIENWIDQQLNTPPTYYTDTLDSIYHKSLGIYVANGGDSADYPIRPNHVHMDYAWWQNNMLAKDLLRQRLAYSLSQICVISLEGGLSGYSAGVANYYDIMVRNAFGNYKDLLLEVSLHPAMGNYLSHMNNPKTDTVNNIFPDENYAREIMQLFSIGLYQLNLDGSYQLDANNNPIPTYTNADIKEFAKVFTGLGVGARLDTNNTYFGLGIYIADLTVPMQMYEEWHEQGPKYLLDGYVIPDGQTGMQDIEDAVEHLFNHPNVGPFLAKRLIQRLVKSNPTPSYIAAVAGAFNDNGAGVRGDMQAVIKAILLHPEARSCAWSTDPDQGKLREPILKYTDFVKFTDVLSPLGNYWNYSYWYKENTAQHPLRSQTVFNFYGPDYTPSGMISNNGLVAPEFELYNTRTSVGFANQVYYWVESEIMLRTAHYEDYTIARTNLSPLMEVAKSSDAIIDHLDVVLTHGQLSDRTRAIIKETLDQNSISLTELSYRVRLATYLILISPDYNILK; from the coding sequence ATGAAAAAAATCTACTTATTGTTTGGGCTTGGACTTGTATGTAATGCCTTGTTAAGTCAGGTTTATGATGACTATATTGGGGCCGGACATTCTGATGGAATAGTGGTAACAACAAGCGACAATTATCAATTATATCAGGGAGCTGAATATGCCTCAGGAGATAAAACTTTAGGAGGTCAAGGTTTAGTAGGAAAACAAATGGAAGCTTCACGTTTTTTATCTCAAGCTTCGTTTGGAGCTGATATGGAATTGATCAATGAAGTTGCCGATTTAGGAATTGAAAACTGGATTGACCAACAGTTGAATACCCCTCCTACATATTACACAGATACCTTAGATAGTATATATCATAAGTCTTTGGGTATTTATGTTGCGAATGGTGGAGATTCGGCCGATTATCCAATACGTCCCAATCATGTCCACATGGATTATGCATGGTGGCAGAATAATATGTTAGCTAAAGATCTATTACGCCAGAGATTAGCCTATTCATTAAGTCAAATTTGTGTGATCTCATTAGAAGGAGGTTTGAGCGGTTATTCAGCTGGAGTAGCCAATTATTATGATATAATGGTTAGAAATGCTTTTGGTAATTATAAAGACTTATTATTGGAAGTCAGTCTTCACCCTGCAATGGGAAATTACCTAAGTCACATGAATAATCCGAAAACTGATACGGTAAATAATATTTTTCCAGACGAAAATTATGCTAGGGAAATTATGCAATTATTTTCAATAGGATTATACCAATTAAATTTAGATGGAAGTTATCAATTAGACGCCAACAATAACCCAATTCCAACTTATACCAATGCAGATATAAAAGAATTTGCTAAAGTATTCACAGGGCTTGGAGTAGGAGCAAGGTTAGACACCAACAATACTTACTTTGGTTTAGGAATTTATATCGCCGATTTAACTGTGCCGATGCAAATGTATGAGGAATGGCATGAACAAGGACCTAAATACTTATTAGATGGTTATGTCATTCCAGATGGTCAAACAGGAATGCAAGATATAGAAGATGCTGTAGAGCACTTATTTAATCATCCTAATGTTGGTCCTTTCTTAGCAAAAAGATTAATTCAACGTTTAGTAAAGTCAAATCCTACACCAAGTTATATTGCTGCTGTAGCAGGGGCATTTAATGATAATGGAGCAGGTGTAAGAGGAGATATGCAAGCTGTGATTAAAGCAATATTGTTACACCCAGAAGCAAGAAGTTGTGCTTGGTCTACTGATCCTGATCAAGGTAAACTAAGAGAACCAATATTAAAATACACTGACTTTGTTAAGTTTACAGATGTTCTTTCACCTCTAGGGAATTATTGGAATTACAGTTATTGGTATAAAGAAAACACAGCCCAACACCCTTTAAGGTCACAAACAGTATTCAATTTTTATGGACCTGATTATACTCCATCAGGAATGATTTCTAACAACGGGTTAGTGGCTCCAGAATTTGAGTTGTATAATACAAGAACAAGTGTAGGGTTTGCTAATCAAGTTTATTATTGGGTAGAAAGTGAAATTATGTTGAGAACAGCACATTATGAAGATTACACTATTGCTAGAACAAATCTTTCTCCTTTGATGGAAGTAGCCAAAAGTAGCGATGCTATAATTGATCATTTAGATGTTGTTTTAACTCATGGACAACTCTCGGATAGAACCCGTGCTATTATTAAAGAAACATTAGATCAAAACTCAATTAGTTTAACAGAACTAAGCTACAGAGTAAGGTTGGCAACATACCTTATTTTAATAAGTCCAGATTATAACATTTTAAAATAA
- a CDS encoding glycosyltransferase, giving the protein MKISIITISYNSEETIEDTILSVINQTYDNIEYIIIDGGSTDDTLNIINQYKSRINTIVSEPDKGIYDAMNKGVRLAKGELVGILNSDDFYANKNVIENIAKNIKDYDSIYADLVYVDRKNTDKIIRYWKSGVYKKDAFLKGWMPPHPTFFLKKKIYDQYGTYNLSLKSAADYELMLRMLHKENVSTTYYPETITKMRVGGQSNASISNRLKANKEDRKAWEINQMDPKFYSLYLKPLRKVSQFIRKK; this is encoded by the coding sequence GTGAAAATTAGCATTATAACGATATCGTATAATAGTGAAGAAACGATAGAGGATACTATTCTTTCTGTTATTAATCAAACCTATGATAACATTGAGTACATCATCATTGACGGAGGTTCTACAGATGACACACTTAATATTATCAACCAATATAAAAGTCGGATTAACACCATTGTTTCAGAACCTGACAAAGGAATATATGACGCCATGAACAAAGGGGTACGATTAGCCAAAGGGGAACTCGTTGGTATTCTTAATTCTGATGACTTTTATGCAAATAAAAATGTCATTGAAAACATAGCTAAAAATATCAAAGACTATGATTCAATTTATGCTGACCTTGTTTATGTAGATCGGAAAAACACTGATAAAATTATTAGGTACTGGAAGTCGGGCGTTTATAAAAAAGATGCATTTTTAAAAGGTTGGATGCCGCCACACCCTACATTTTTCTTAAAAAAGAAAATATATGATCAATATGGTACTTACAACCTTTCTCTTAAATCAGCTGCAGACTATGAATTAATGCTTAGAATGCTTCATAAAGAAAACGTTTCTACAACCTATTATCCTGAAACGATTACTAAAATGAGAGTTGGAGGTCAAAGTAACGCTTCTATTTCAAATAGGCTAAAAGCCAATAAAGAAGACAGGAAAGCCTGGGAAATTAATCAGATGGACCCTAAATTTTACTCTTTATATCTAAAACCTTTAAGGAAAGTAAGTCAATTTATTCGTAAAAAATGA
- a CDS encoding DUF423 domain-containing protein: MNIKSTLIFGGIALFIAVILGALGAHYLRETLAYPASKIASWKTGVQYQQIHGLALILLAILQIQFPKLKLKTVSILFKAGTVLFSGSIYLLAMNYSFAIDFLPKIFGPLTPLGGLLLISGWLLFIINLLKVNFNNE; the protein is encoded by the coding sequence ATGAATATAAAATCAACATTAATTTTTGGTGGTATAGCTTTATTTATAGCTGTTATTTTAGGAGCACTTGGGGCTCATTATCTTCGTGAAACTCTAGCATACCCCGCTTCAAAAATAGCTAGTTGGAAAACGGGTGTTCAATATCAACAAATCCATGGATTAGCATTAATTTTATTAGCGATTCTTCAAATTCAATTTCCTAAACTGAAGCTTAAAACAGTTTCTATATTATTTAAAGCAGGCACTGTTTTATTTTCTGGTTCTATATACCTCCTTGCTATGAACTACAGTTTTGCTATAGACTTTTTACCGAAAATATTTGGCCCTTTAACACCGCTAGGAGGCTTATTATTAATCTCTGGATGGCTACTTTTTATTATCAATTTACTAAAAGTTAACTTCAACAATGAATAA
- a CDS encoding phosphoribosyltransferase family protein yields MNKDQIAILSPLQVEQKLQRIARELIELHYNKDEIVIIGISDRGVKIATKIYDILSQISQLKLSFLKLTLNKDIPNSSAIELSGSKKELENKCVVLIDDVLNSGKTLIHAASFLLEENISQLNTVVLVDRRHRLFPIRADFVGLTLSTTLKEHISVVEVSENQFEVYLN; encoded by the coding sequence ATGAATAAAGATCAAATTGCTATTTTATCACCCTTACAAGTTGAGCAAAAACTTCAACGAATTGCCCGAGAGTTAATTGAACTACATTACAACAAAGATGAAATTGTAATTATTGGAATTAGTGACAGAGGAGTGAAAATTGCGACAAAAATATATGATATTTTGAGTCAAATATCTCAACTAAAATTGTCTTTTTTGAAACTCACCCTTAATAAAGACATTCCCAACTCTAGTGCAATTGAATTGTCTGGAAGTAAAAAAGAATTAGAAAATAAGTGTGTTGTATTAATTGATGATGTTTTGAATTCTGGTAAAACATTAATTCATGCAGCTAGTTTTTTACTGGAAGAGAATATTTCACAATTAAATACTGTAGTTCTAGTAGATCGAAGACATCGTCTCTTCCCTATTCGCGCTGATTTTGTTGGTTTAACCTTATCTACTACTTTAAAAGAACACATTTCTGTTGTTGAAGTTTCTGAAAATCAATTTGAAGTTTATTTAAATTAA
- a CDS encoding TIGR02757 family protein, protein MSLDFDELKTFLDNKVEQYNNLSFIENDPISIPHLFSDPKDIEISGFITATIAWGKREMIIRNGKRIVEAMDFQPYNFVLNYNETTDFKYLEAIKHRTFNSADLNYFIKALQYCYQKHGGLEHLFSNAISPNSTSIKEAIINFRSSFFEIAQENNQRTFKHVSNPAKGSAAKRINMFLRWMVRNDNKGVDFGIWKSISPSILSCPLDVHSGNVARSLNILSRQQNDWKALEELDQNLRQLDQYDPVKYDFALFGLGINENFK, encoded by the coding sequence ATGAGTTTAGATTTTGATGAGTTAAAAACTTTTTTAGATAATAAAGTTGAACAATACAACAACCTAAGTTTTATCGAAAATGATCCGATTAGTATCCCTCATCTTTTTTCAGATCCGAAAGACATCGAAATAAGTGGTTTTATAACTGCTACTATTGCCTGGGGAAAACGAGAAATGATTATTAGAAATGGCAAACGTATTGTAGAAGCCATGGATTTTCAACCTTATAATTTTGTTTTAAATTATAATGAAACAACAGACTTTAAATACCTTGAAGCTATTAAACATAGAACTTTCAATAGTGCTGATTTAAATTATTTTATCAAAGCACTTCAATACTGCTATCAAAAGCATGGTGGTTTAGAACACTTATTTTCAAATGCGATCTCCCCTAACTCTACATCGATTAAAGAAGCTATCATTAACTTTAGGTCTTCTTTTTTTGAAATCGCGCAGGAAAATAACCAAAGAACTTTTAAACATGTTTCTAATCCAGCCAAAGGATCTGCAGCAAAGCGAATCAATATGTTTTTAAGATGGATGGTCAGGAATGACAACAAAGGGGTTGATTTTGGAATTTGGAAATCAATTTCTCCCTCAATCCTCTCTTGTCCTTTAGATGTTCATTCTGGCAATGTGGCGCGGTCTTTGAATATATTGTCGCGCCAACAAAATGATTGGAAAGCGCTTGAAGAGCTTGATCAAAACTTAAGACAACTAGATCAATATGATCCTGTAAAATATGATTTTGCCTTATTTGGGCTAGGAATTAACGAAAATTTTAAATAA
- a CDS encoding pyridoxal phosphate-dependent aminotransferase family protein: MKLPGKLARKIQTRVDENFYRTLSVNSDVETIDFSSNDYLGLAKNTFNHASQVGATGSRLISGNYHEIEDLEQFIAQYHNVASSLIFNSGYSANLGLLSSLPQRNDIVLFDQEIHASIRDGIRLSNAKSYAFKHNNSSDLKAKLETHQDAIVYVVVEAIYSISGDSPDLEEMSQLCQTYGAYLIVDEAHSFGIAGPNGSGLINALHLEHQVFARVITFGKALGCHGAAVLGSNELRNYLINFCRSFIYTTAPSLSTTQTIHQQYLKLKATETSRKYLQQLKAHFLEHLSSDIRYTTGNHSAIIAIIIGNNSQTKLIAQQLQNKYFDIKPILSPTVSKGNECIRICLHSFNTLEETAQLAHLINQLYER; encoded by the coding sequence ATGAAACTGCCAGGTAAACTAGCACGAAAAATTCAAACTAGAGTTGACGAAAATTTTTATCGTACACTTTCAGTCAATTCCGATGTAGAAACGATTGACTTTAGTTCTAATGACTACTTGGGATTAGCTAAAAATACTTTTAATCACGCTTCTCAAGTTGGCGCTACAGGTTCTAGACTTATCTCGGGAAATTATCATGAAATAGAAGATCTAGAACAATTTATTGCCCAGTATCATAATGTCGCATCCAGTTTAATTTTTAATAGCGGTTATTCGGCAAATCTTGGGTTGTTATCTAGTTTACCTCAACGCAATGACATTGTTTTATTTGATCAGGAAATACACGCCAGTATTCGAGATGGAATTCGACTCTCTAATGCTAAAAGTTATGCGTTTAAGCATAACAACTCTAGTGACTTAAAAGCGAAACTGGAAACCCATCAAGACGCTATTGTTTATGTTGTAGTAGAAGCTATTTATTCTATTAGTGGCGATTCACCAGACCTCGAAGAAATGAGTCAATTATGTCAAACTTATGGGGCTTACCTCATCGTAGATGAAGCGCATAGTTTTGGTATAGCTGGTCCTAATGGCTCAGGTCTGATTAATGCTCTTCACCTTGAACACCAAGTTTTTGCTAGGGTTATCACCTTTGGAAAAGCATTAGGTTGTCATGGGGCTGCCGTACTAGGATCCAATGAACTACGTAATTACTTAATTAACTTTTGTCGATCATTCATTTACACAACAGCTCCATCATTGTCGACTACCCAAACTATTCATCAACAATATTTGAAATTAAAAGCAACTGAAACAAGCCGTAAATACCTCCAACAATTAAAGGCTCATTTTTTAGAGCATTTATCTTCAGACATTCGCTATACAACTGGCAATCATAGTGCTATTATTGCAATTATTATTGGTAACAATAGCCAAACGAAGTTGATCGCTCAACAGCTACAAAATAAATATTTTGATATAAAACCTATACTATCCCCTACTGTTTCCAAGGGGAATGAATGTATTAGAATATGTCTTCATAGTTTTAATACACTGGAGGAAACTGCTCAATTAGCTCATCTTATCAATCAATTATATGAAAGATAG
- a CDS encoding MATE family efflux transporter produces MKDSISLADINKLAIPAILYNITEPLLGLVDLAIIGQIPEHATEAKGGVGLAVGLISTLVWGLAQVRTAISAQVGKYLGMNQLEKIKTLIPQSLVLSILLGVIFWLLTVLFYQPISAFLFNDTNLKTLGFSLDYYKIRAIGLPLSLFIAGVFGIFRGYQNTSWAMYISLIGGVFNLILDFILIHGIDGYIPSMGVQGAALASLIAQVIMFSLSIIFLLKKTPFDLKLSLKINPELKNTLLLTLNMLIRTLALNATFIIALRFANGYGKHALSAYAIGINIWLFSSFFIDGYSNAGNAIAGKLLGQKDIRQLKKLGLYLIKLNSVIATLLGLTYFIFREKIAALYFDNSLDQTIFFSFFWIIILAQPINSIAFTLDGIFKGLGEAKTLRNILLVGTFLIFIPLIVLFDFLGFNIQGIWYAFFAWMFWRAASLFILFKKYQLTSP; encoded by the coding sequence ATGAAAGATAGCATCTCTTTAGCTGACATCAATAAATTAGCGATACCAGCTATTTTATATAACATCACGGAACCTCTGTTGGGTTTAGTTGATTTAGCTATTATTGGACAAATTCCTGAGCATGCTACGGAGGCTAAAGGAGGAGTTGGATTAGCCGTTGGGTTAATTTCTACCCTAGTATGGGGACTAGCTCAAGTAAGGACAGCAATCTCTGCTCAAGTTGGAAAATATTTAGGGATGAATCAACTCGAGAAGATTAAAACATTAATTCCTCAATCCTTAGTTTTAAGTATTTTATTAGGTGTTATTTTTTGGTTACTTACAGTTCTATTTTATCAACCGATTTCTGCTTTTTTATTTAATGACACCAATCTAAAAACATTAGGGTTTTCACTTGACTACTATAAAATAAGAGCAATTGGCCTTCCTCTTTCTTTATTTATTGCGGGGGTATTTGGTATTTTTAGAGGTTATCAAAATACGTCATGGGCGATGTATATTAGTTTAATCGGAGGTGTTTTTAATTTAATTCTTGACTTCATACTGATCCATGGTATAGACGGCTACATTCCCTCAATGGGAGTACAAGGTGCTGCACTAGCGAGTTTAATTGCTCAGGTTATTATGTTTAGTTTATCCATTATTTTTCTATTAAAGAAGACTCCATTTGACTTAAAACTTTCCTTAAAAATAAACCCTGAGCTCAAGAACACATTGTTATTGACATTAAACATGCTCATACGAACACTTGCACTTAACGCTACTTTTATTATCGCTTTACGTTTTGCTAATGGTTATGGAAAACATGCGCTATCGGCTTATGCTATTGGTATAAATATTTGGCTATTTTCTTCTTTTTTTATCGACGGATACTCCAATGCAGGGAACGCTATAGCTGGAAAACTCTTGGGACAAAAGGATATTCGACAGCTAAAGAAATTGGGATTATACTTGATTAAATTAAACAGCGTTATTGCTACATTACTAGGATTGACATACTTTATTTTTAGAGAAAAAATTGCTGCCCTATACTTTGACAATAGCCTAGACCAGACTATTTTCTTTTCATTCTTTTGGATTATCATCCTTGCTCAACCTATTAACTCGATTGCTTTTACACTTGATGGTATTTTTAAAGGATTAGGAGAAGCCAAAACACTTCGAAATATTTTGTTAGTTGGTACTTTTCTTATTTTCATTCCCTTGATAGTTCTTTTTGACTTTTTAGGTTTTAATATTCAAGGTATTTGGTATGCTTTTTTTGCTTGGATGTTTTGGAGAGCTGCTAGTCTATTTATTTTGTTCAAGAAATACCAACTAACATCACCATAA
- a CDS encoding acyl-CoA thioesterase, translated as MKNNIIMSHKTDIQVRFSDLDMAGHVHNATYLSYFEQGRIDFFKGIADREWNWKKKGVVLGRNEIDYIEIIKLHDEVYVLTKCEHVGNKSFTLSYELYKRKNGEDILCTKGRTILVCMDFETGESVSLFEEWKELLEDSLKINS; from the coding sequence ATCAAAAACAATATAATTATGAGTCATAAAACAGATATACAAGTTCGATTTTCAGATTTAGACATGGCAGGTCATGTCCATAATGCCACCTATTTAAGCTACTTTGAACAAGGAAGAATAGATTTCTTTAAAGGGATTGCCGACCGAGAGTGGAATTGGAAAAAGAAAGGAGTTGTATTGGGTAGAAATGAGATTGATTATATTGAAATTATCAAGTTACATGATGAAGTTTATGTACTCACTAAATGTGAACATGTAGGAAATAAAAGCTTTACACTATCCTACGAGTTATACAAAAGAAAAAATGGAGAAGATATTCTATGTACGAAAGGAAGAACCATACTTGTATGTATGGATTTTGAAACAGGTGAATCAGTTTCTTTATTTGAGGAGTGGAAAGAACTATTAGAAGATTCTCTTAAAATCAATAGTTAA
- the cmk gene encoding (d)CMP kinase, producing MKDIIIALDGHSACGKSTLAKALARALKYVYIDSGAMYRAVTFYAMEEGLIVEGEPIDSTLIVDHLSNINISFNYNSRTGKSETYLNGNNVEEIIRTIEVSRNVSEVSKIKEVREKLVEFQQRLGRNKAIVMDGRDIGTAVFPAAKLKLWITANNEIRVARRYKELLEKGYQVSLKDVEENVAQRDFEDSNRKESPLVKAEDAVVLDNSHLSKEETLRRALELAYEAMKK from the coding sequence ATGAAAGATATAATTATAGCGTTAGATGGACATTCTGCTTGTGGTAAAAGCACTTTAGCAAAGGCTTTAGCAAGAGCGTTGAAATATGTGTATATAGATTCTGGAGCGATGTATAGAGCGGTTACTTTCTATGCAATGGAAGAGGGGTTAATTGTGGAAGGAGAGCCAATAGATAGCACTTTGATTGTTGATCATCTCTCAAATATCAACATCTCTTTTAATTACAATAGCCGTACTGGTAAGTCAGAAACCTACCTTAATGGAAATAATGTTGAAGAAATTATACGAACTATAGAGGTTTCTAGAAATGTTAGTGAGGTTAGTAAAATAAAAGAAGTAAGAGAAAAATTAGTAGAATTTCAACAGCGATTAGGAAGAAATAAAGCCATTGTTATGGATGGAAGAGATATTGGTACTGCTGTTTTTCCCGCTGCTAAATTGAAATTATGGATTACAGCGAATAACGAAATTAGAGTAGCTCGACGTTATAAAGAATTGCTTGAAAAAGGATATCAAGTTTCTCTTAAAGATGTTGAGGAAAATGTTGCTCAAAGAGATTTTGAAGATTCTAATCGAAAAGAAAGTCCTTTGGTCAAAGCAGAAGATGCTGTAGTATTAGATAACTCACATTTATCTAAAGAGGAAACGCTAAGGAGAGCACTAGAATTAGCTTACGAAGCGATGAAAAAGTAG
- a CDS encoding DUF1987 domain-containing protein, which produces MEELKIEGSAKTPTIEFNESGELLLKGRSIPENSIEFYKPILDWIENYGNSPQDQTVVNVQLEYFNTSSSKCILDVFKKLETLSGTTIEINWYYEEDDEDMLEAGEDYQAIIDIPFKMIEVEEL; this is translated from the coding sequence ATGGAAGAATTAAAAATTGAAGGTTCGGCAAAAACGCCAACAATTGAGTTTAATGAAAGCGGGGAGTTATTGTTGAAAGGGAGATCTATACCTGAGAACTCAATAGAATTTTATAAGCCAATCTTAGATTGGATCGAAAATTATGGAAATTCTCCTCAAGATCAGACGGTTGTGAATGTTCAATTGGAATATTTTAACACAAGTTCTTCTAAGTGTATCTTGGATGTATTTAAAAAATTAGAAACTTTATCAGGTACTACCATTGAGATTAATTGGTACTATGAAGAAGATGATGAAGATATGTTAGAAGCTGGTGAGGATTATCAAGCTATTATAGATATCCCTTTTAAAATGATTGAAGTAGAAGAGCTTTAA
- a CDS encoding SiaB family protein kinase, protein MLNIYDLYKKMESNKILLSFKGAITSELLTSILQIVETRMEELEDPAKERKKVFNVLVEILQNLYHHIDDFDVQGTPEELNNIKSSIFMISRMPNEYQIVTGNYLLSENVEKLKSRIDHVNSLGKDELKRFYKETLNNGEISVKGGGGLGFIDIARKSGQKLEYNFIKTDDKYSFFTLIVKVEKINKDI, encoded by the coding sequence ATGTTAAATATATACGATTTATATAAGAAGATGGAAAGCAATAAGATTTTGCTTTCGTTTAAAGGTGCAATAACTTCTGAGTTACTGACTTCTATTCTTCAAATCGTAGAAACTCGAATGGAAGAATTAGAAGATCCAGCCAAAGAGCGTAAAAAAGTATTTAATGTATTGGTAGAAATTTTACAAAACTTATATCATCATATTGATGATTTTGATGTTCAAGGGACTCCTGAAGAATTGAATAATATCAAATCTTCTATTTTTATGATAAGCAGAATGCCCAACGAATACCAAATCGTAACGGGAAATTATTTGCTTTCTGAAAATGTGGAAAAGTTAAAGTCAAGAATTGATCATGTTAACAGTCTTGGTAAAGATGAGTTAAAGCGATTTTACAAAGAGACTTTGAATAACGGAGAGATCAGCGTTAAAGGGGGAGGAGGATTAGGATTTATTGATATAGCAAGAAAATCTGGTCAAAAGTTGGAGTATAATTTTATCAAAACAGATGATAAATATTCCTTTTTTACATTAATAGTTAAAGTTGAAAAGATTAATAAAGATATTTAA